The Actinomycetes bacterium genome includes a region encoding these proteins:
- a CDS encoding HAD family hydrolase, giving the protein MAIDLDGTLYNSDSRVSSENRRAIAECLKRKIKVIITTGKTISSVSQVIDQLNLVDPQTVSGGSAIIDRDKKVLFKLNIPTDLANEVVLLTRKYNKGLALSADDGLLYYEKDHPGIDYIAKTGDKTVKVEDLTQEKIISRALVFTVTIDAQDEFNRIIEKELGQKLKFRRGGPIFLTAVNKSAGKAFALKKILEKFNIQPYQVAAIGDSENDLGMLNLAGIAIAMDNAPQAVKQIADHVVSDNDNHGVAEALYRYVLNGKNG; this is encoded by the coding sequence GTGGCAATAGATCTTGACGGCACACTGTATAACTCTGATTCCAGGGTTAGCTCTGAAAACAGAAGGGCAATAGCAGAATGCCTAAAACGTAAAATAAAGGTAATAATTACTACCGGCAAGACCATATCTTCTGTGTCCCAGGTAATAGACCAGTTAAATCTGGTAGATCCCCAGACAGTATCCGGGGGTTCGGCAATAATTGACCGGGATAAAAAAGTGCTGTTCAAGCTTAATATACCCACTGACTTGGCCAATGAAGTGGTTCTTTTAACCAGAAAATATAATAAAGGCCTGGCTTTAAGTGCAGATGACGGATTGCTTTATTATGAAAAAGACCATCCGGGTATAGATTATATTGCCAAGACCGGTGATAAGACAGTTAAGGTAGAGGACCTAACCCAAGAAAAGATAATTTCCAGGGCGCTGGTATTTACGGTTACTATTGATGCCCAGGATGAGTTTAACCGCATAATTGAAAAGGAGCTGGGCCAGAAACTGAAATTTAGAAGGGGCGGCCCCATATTCTTAACCGCAGTCAACAAGAGTGCAGGTAAGGCTTTTGCTCTCAAAAAAATTCTGGAAAAATTCAATATTCAACCTTACCAAGTGGCAGCCATAGGAGACAGTGAAAATGATCTGGGGATGTTGAATCTTGCCGGCATAGCCATTGCTATGGACAATGCCCCCCAGGCAGTTAAACAGATAGCAGATCATGTGGTTAGCGATAATGACAACCATGGAGTAGCGGAAGCCCTGTACAGGTATGTCTTAAATGGAAAGAATGGATAA
- a CDS encoding VIT1/CCC1 transporter family protein, whose product MERMDNFVDRIKTYNRITNMSKLVRRYFAVNGFDGVITIIGVLTGNFIIETTSYSNVLITGLAVCISLGVSGVWSAYNSESAERKKEIDDLEKFTLHNLDKTVIHYAQGYATKVLAAVNGLSPVITALIPIIPFFFGSIIPLNISFYLSFGLAFLVLVGIGLFLGKISRTSLIISGIKMVVAGAFTAGLSFLLSFID is encoded by the coding sequence ATGGAAAGAATGGATAATTTTGTAGACAGGATAAAGACCTATAACCGGATCACCAATATGTCCAAACTGGTTAGGAGGTATTTTGCCGTAAACGGCTTTGATGGGGTAATAACCATCATCGGGGTACTTACAGGTAATTTTATAATAGAAACCACCAGCTACTCCAATGTACTGATAACCGGTCTGGCTGTATGCATTTCACTGGGTGTTTCCGGGGTTTGGAGCGCTTATAACAGTGAAAGTGCTGAAAGGAAGAAGGAAATAGACGATCTTGAAAAATTCACCCTGCATAATCTGGATAAGACAGTAATCCATTATGCCCAGGGTTATGCTACCAAGGTGCTGGCAGCAGTAAATGGATTGTCGCCGGTTATTACCGCCCTTATTCCCATTATTCCTTTTTTCTTTGGAAGCATAATCCCTCTAAACATTTCTTTCTATCTATCTTTTGGGCTGGCTTTTTTAGTTTTAGTGGGTATAGGTTTGTTTTTGGGGAAAATATCCAGGACCAGTTTGATAATAAGCGGGATAAAAATGGTAGTAGCCGGCGCATTTACTGCCGGGTTAAGCTTCCTGCTTTCATTTATAGACTAG
- a CDS encoding DUF2085 domain-containing protein: MLIDIIIEKIGFAVCHQLPERCLSFGPILINICARCNGIYLGFFISALLLFALYRKRQSGLPPVWVLIILLLFIASTLVDGLLSYLSVISTNNIVRFITGFLCGASIMAIIYPVFVFQYYRQSTQDRILAEKWKLAVFLGSLGAFIALTLARWDFTGLFFYYLSAFSVAFTFYFINLTVMLLVPPLAQKADRLFSKNLIIPSVSALVLASLELYAFYLVHGLAQRIVLQVQM; encoded by the coding sequence ATGCTTATAGATATAATTATTGAAAAGATTGGTTTTGCAGTCTGCCACCAGCTCCCTGAAAGATGCCTGTCTTTCGGGCCCATTTTGATAAACATCTGTGCCCGGTGCAATGGCATATACCTGGGTTTCTTTATTTCTGCTTTGCTGCTTTTTGCCCTGTACCGAAAACGGCAGAGCGGACTTCCCCCGGTCTGGGTTTTAATTATTTTGCTGCTGTTTATTGCCTCTACCCTGGTTGACGGCCTGCTCTCCTATCTGTCAGTTATATCTACCAATAATATTGTAAGGTTTATAACCGGTTTTTTATGCGGTGCATCCATTATGGCCATAATATATCCGGTGTTTGTCTTTCAGTACTACCGGCAATCCACCCAAGATAGAATACTGGCAGAAAAGTGGAAACTTGCCGTATTCCTGGGAAGCTTGGGGGCATTTATTGCCCTTACCCTGGCACGGTGGGACTTTACCGGATTATTCTTTTACTACCTTTCTGCTTTTTCGGTCGCTTTTACCTTTTACTTTATAAACCTGACGGTAATGCTGCTGGTACCTCCCCTGGCCCAGAAAGCAGACCGGCTTTTTTCAAAAAATTTGATTATTCCTTCAGTTTCAGCCCTGGTTCTGGCTTCCCTGGAACTGTATGCTTTTTATCTTGTGCATGGCCTGGCCCAGAGAATTGTCTTACAGGTTCAGATGTAA
- a CDS encoding P-II family nitrogen regulator, with protein MKLIIAMIQPHKLPDVKKALFDQQIYKMTVTNVLGCGQQKGYTETYRGVIHEVNLLKKVRLEIAVNDEFVEPTIKAITEGARTGNIGDGKIFIIELDRCIRIRTGEEGTSAIG; from the coding sequence ATGAAATTAATAATTGCCATGATACAGCCGCATAAGCTGCCCGATGTTAAAAAAGCCCTGTTCGACCAACAGATATATAAAATGACGGTTACCAATGTACTGGGTTGCGGACAGCAGAAAGGCTATACGGAAACTTACCGCGGGGTCATACATGAAGTTAATCTGTTAAAGAAAGTACGTCTGGAGATAGCGGTTAATGACGAGTTTGTGGAACCTACCATCAAGGCCATTACCGAAGGTGCCAGAACCGGTAATATCGGCGATGGCAAGATCTTTATAATTGAGCTGGACCGGTGCATAAGAATCAGGACCGGAGAAGAGGGCACCAGCGCCATTGGATAA
- a CDS encoding Lrp/AsnC ligand binding domain-containing protein, whose product MTYAYVLIKSDQGKQNDALAKISKMKGVETAHTVTGPYDIVAYVAAEDMASLGRTVISKIQNLNMIKDTMTCIVLDLL is encoded by the coding sequence ATGACTTATGCATATGTCCTGATTAAATCAGATCAGGGCAAGCAGAATGATGCTTTGGCCAAGATAAGCAAGATGAAGGGCGTGGAAACCGCCCATACGGTTACTGGACCTTATGATATCGTTGCCTATGTAGCGGCAGAAGACATGGCTTCTCTGGGCAGAACGGTTATATCAAAGATACAGAATCTGAACATGATAAAAGATACCATGACCTGTATCGTTCTTGATTTATTATAA
- a CDS encoding prohibitin family protein yields MKLIPKVITGVVIFIVALVLILNSFIVVQAGNVNVLTQFGETIGVTFYPGLHAKIPFVQNTVNYSTRQVTYETSDAPDASTANYPDFAVDTTSSDGQQIQLKYTIRFSIDGKQAEWVLNNIGTMDDLVEKVVKAEARSLARNIPKKYTALQLYSEQVFDVQDELEDTLRPIFDNNGVILDEFLLRKIDFTEEYFSVLEEKQIAEERIEVERNILEQERIRKEQVIIQAEAEAQEITIRGESLREYPEIIQLEFIQKLSPNISWGILPEGIVPLVDLGDLQGQTQELPGQQQSTPTSVEPEETEETETQESIIE; encoded by the coding sequence ATGAAATTAATTCCCAAAGTTATAACAGGAGTTGTTATTTTTATAGTGGCGCTGGTACTTATACTGAATAGTTTTATAGTAGTACAGGCAGGTAACGTAAATGTGTTAACCCAGTTTGGAGAGACTATAGGGGTAACTTTTTATCCCGGCTTGCATGCTAAAATTCCTTTTGTACAGAATACAGTTAATTACTCTACCCGCCAGGTTACCTATGAAACCAGTGATGCACCGGATGCCAGTACTGCCAATTATCCTGATTTTGCGGTGGACACCACCTCTTCAGACGGCCAGCAGATCCAGCTGAAATACACCATAAGGTTTTCAATTGACGGGAAACAGGCAGAATGGGTGCTAAACAATATTGGCACCATGGATGACCTGGTAGAAAAGGTAGTAAAAGCTGAAGCCAGGTCCCTGGCCAGGAATATACCCAAAAAATATACTGCCCTTCAACTGTACTCCGAACAGGTATTTGATGTTCAGGACGAGCTTGAAGATACACTGAGGCCAATCTTTGATAATAACGGGGTAATTCTTGATGAATTTTTATTGAGGAAAATTGATTTTACCGAAGAGTATTTTAGCGTACTGGAAGAAAAGCAGATTGCAGAGGAAAGAATTGAGGTAGAACGAAATATCCTGGAACAGGAAAGAATAAGAAAAGAACAGGTTATTATACAGGCAGAAGCAGAAGCGCAAGAGATTACTATCAGGGGTGAATCATTAAGGGAATATCCGGAAATTATACAGTTAGAGTTCATCCAGAAACTATCTCCCAATATAAGCTGGGGCATCCTTCCGGAAGGTATAGTACCTCTGGTGGATTTAGGAGACCTGCAGGGACAGACGCAAGAGCTTCCTGGCCAACAGCAGAGCACTCCCACTTCAGTAGAACCGGAAGAAACAGAGGAAACTGAAACCCAGGAATCTATAATTGAATAA
- a CDS encoding NAD+ synthase yields MTILRIYAAQINPVVGNIRHNYQLIARHLQQARDQQADIAVFPELCLTGYPPEDLLLKPAFIKENQSFLEKLADFTQDIIAVTGFAYQDQGLYNAAAVICNKKISCIYKKQLLPNYSVFDEERYFQKGSQNVVFMAGPVPVGINICEDIYYSLGPASVQAMLGDAPLIINISASPYYTGKIQEREKLLFARAVENRANILYVNLVGGQDELVFDGSSMVIGPEGQILARAKPFCQDTIILDLDTTGVEFSRLGDKKFKDQRQTLSKRAGCLKVVETGYKINNKSSRPEPAKDFYHQEISNTEEEILKALVLGTRDYVVKNGFSKVVLGLSGGIDSAFTAVVAWLALGYPNVNAVLMPSIFSSEGSIEDSVALSKNLDINYMTIPISKIYDSYIKELDSYLKTSQINITKENLQARIRGNLLMAMSNEYGWLVLATGNKSEVSVGYSTLYGDMVGGFSPIKDVYKTTVYSICNFINQKYGNIIPRNIIDKPPSAELKPEQKDQDSLPEYKLLDSVLKAYIEEEKDHQAIIDMGFDPQLVKKVINMVDFSEYKRRQGAPGIKITPRAFGKDRRYPITNGFRLS; encoded by the coding sequence ATAACTATTCTAAGGATTTATGCAGCACAGATTAACCCGGTAGTGGGAAATATCAGACATAACTACCAGCTCATTGCCCGGCATCTGCAGCAAGCAAGGGACCAACAGGCAGATATAGCAGTATTTCCCGAGCTTTGCCTCACCGGATATCCTCCTGAAGACCTGCTGCTCAAGCCTGCCTTCATAAAAGAAAACCAATCATTTTTGGAAAAACTGGCTGATTTTACTCAGGACATAATAGCGGTAACCGGCTTTGCCTATCAGGACCAGGGCCTCTATAATGCAGCCGCCGTAATATGCAATAAGAAGATATCCTGTATATACAAAAAACAGCTGCTTCCCAATTACTCCGTTTTTGATGAGGAAAGATACTTCCAGAAGGGGTCCCAGAATGTGGTATTTATGGCCGGCCCGGTACCCGTAGGCATAAATATTTGTGAGGACATTTATTATTCACTGGGACCGGCAAGCGTACAGGCTATGCTGGGCGATGCCCCCCTGATTATTAATATTTCAGCTTCCCCTTATTACACCGGCAAGATACAGGAAAGGGAAAAACTGCTTTTTGCAAGAGCAGTGGAAAACCGGGCAAATATTCTGTATGTCAATCTGGTAGGCGGACAGGATGAGCTGGTGTTTGACGGCAGCAGTATGGTTATTGGGCCCGAAGGACAGATTCTGGCCAGAGCCAAGCCTTTTTGCCAGGACACCATAATTCTGGACCTAGATACCACCGGAGTTGAATTTTCCAGGCTGGGAGATAAAAAATTCAAGGACCAGAGACAAACCCTGTCTAAACGTGCCGGTTGTTTAAAAGTGGTAGAAACCGGTTATAAGATTAATAATAAAAGCAGCAGACCGGAACCGGCAAAAGATTTCTACCATCAGGAGATAAGCAACACGGAAGAAGAAATTTTAAAGGCCCTGGTGCTGGGGACCAGGGATTATGTTGTAAAAAACGGCTTCAGTAAAGTGGTGCTGGGCTTAAGCGGCGGTATTGATTCAGCCTTTACCGCAGTAGTGGCCTGGCTTGCCCTGGGCTATCCAAATGTAAATGCGGTGCTTATGCCTTCCATATTTTCTTCTGAAGGCAGCATAGAAGACTCGGTGGCCCTATCCAAAAATCTGGATATAAATTATATGACCATTCCGATTTCTAAAATATATGATTCCTATATAAAGGAGCTGGACAGCTATTTAAAAACTAGCCAGATAAACATTACCAAGGAGAATCTGCAGGCAAGGATTAGGGGTAATCTGCTTATGGCTATGTCCAATGAATATGGATGGCTGGTGCTGGCAACCGGAAATAAAAGTGAGGTCAGCGTTGGTTACAGCACCCTTTACGGAGATATGGTGGGGGGATTTTCTCCCATAAAGGATGTGTATAAGACTACGGTTTATAGTATCTGTAACTTCATCAACCAGAAATATGGTAATATTATCCCCCGCAATATTATAGACAAGCCCCCTTCAGCTGAATTAAAACCGGAACAGAAGGATCAGGACAGTCTGCCGGAATATAAACTTTTGGATTCGGTACTGAAAGCATATATAGAAGAAGAAAAAGACCATCAGGCCATAATTGATATGGGCTTTGATCCACAGCTGGTAAAGAAAGTAATTAATATGGTAGACTTCAGTGAGTACAAAAGGAGGCAGGGAGCCCCGGGCATTAAAATTACCCCCAGGGCATTCGGCAAAGATCGCAGGTATCCCATTACCAATGGATTCAGGCTTAGTTAG
- a CDS encoding histidinol phosphate phosphatase domain-containing protein, with protein sequence MIYDFHTHTFFSDGINSPIELIRYAVSYGYGCIALTDHASYSNIDFVLENVVKDCQLAQKYWDVVAIPGVEITNVPAKSIDQMAEYAKSKGAKLVVVHGQSIVERVEEGTNWEAVNSRHVDILAHPGLITEREAKAAAEMDIFLEISGRSGHSLGNGRTVLKANQAGARLLINTDSHSQNDLFKQEFQEEVGLGAGLSPEEVKEIIKVNAKLMLKKIGVGS encoded by the coding sequence ATGATATATGATTTTCATACACACACCTTTTTCTCTGATGGAATTAACAGCCCAATTGAATTGATCCGGTATGCGGTCTCTTACGGGTACGGATGCATAGCTCTAACCGATCATGCAAGTTACTCCAATATTGATTTTGTACTGGAGAATGTGGTCAAGGATTGCCAGCTGGCCCAAAAATACTGGGATGTTGTGGCAATACCGGGAGTAGAGATAACCAATGTGCCGGCCAAAAGCATTGACCAGATGGCAGAATATGCCAAAAGCAAAGGTGCAAAATTGGTGGTGGTTCATGGCCAGTCAATTGTGGAAAGGGTAGAAGAAGGAACCAACTGGGAGGCGGTTAATTCCAGACATGTTGATATTCTGGCCCATCCGGGGCTGATTACCGAAAGGGAAGCAAAAGCAGCTGCCGAAATGGATATTTTTTTAGAAATTTCAGGTAGAAGCGGCCACAGCCTGGGCAATGGCCGTACAGTCCTTAAGGCCAACCAGGCGGGAGCCAGGTTGTTGATAAATACTGATTCTCATAGCCAGAATGATCTGTTTAAGCAAGAATTCCAGGAGGAGGTTGGCCTGGGAGCAGGGCTTAGTCCGGAGGAAGTAAAAGAAATTATTAAGGTTAATGCTAAACTGATGCTAAAAAAGATAGGTGTCGGTTCCTGA
- a CDS encoding winged helix-turn-helix domain-containing protein, producing MNIIVFSDAEQNLKQIEKKLLAKPYHIESFLEAPEILDLNKYSLAAVDITGCKQPEDYPLSLVDQINQAGLPVLLLAAYEQSDLLLKPELSTFDVIFYPQLSSELPFRLDRMMVNKELINPANCLSVGEMVLNLDKYELSIKDKPIELTYKEYELLKLLMDNQDHAFSRDKLLSMVWDYDFYGGSRTVDVHIRRLRSKLPSPYNLMLKTVRSVGYMFSPDLT from the coding sequence ATGAATATAATAGTGTTTTCAGATGCTGAGCAAAACCTAAAACAAATAGAGAAAAAACTTCTGGCCAAGCCGTATCATATAGAAAGCTTTTTAGAGGCCCCTGAAATTCTGGATTTAAATAAATACAGCCTGGCGGCGGTGGATATTACCGGATGTAAGCAACCAGAGGATTATCCCCTTAGTTTGGTGGACCAGATAAACCAGGCAGGGCTGCCGGTCCTGTTACTGGCTGCCTATGAACAATCCGATCTGCTGCTTAAGCCAGAATTAAGTACTTTTGATGTAATTTTTTATCCCCAACTATCCTCAGAGCTGCCCTTCAGGCTGGACCGGATGATGGTAAATAAAGAGCTTATAAATCCTGCCAACTGCCTTTCTGTGGGAGAGATGGTGCTGAACTTGGATAAGTATGAACTCAGCATAAAAGATAAGCCCATAGAGCTCACCTACAAAGAATATGAGCTGTTAAAGCTATTGATGGACAATCAGGATCATGCTTTTTCCAGGGACAAGCTGCTGTCAATGGTTTGGGATTATGACTTCTACGGGGGCAGCCGGACCGTGGATGTACATATTCGTAGATTAAGGTCCAAATTGCCGTCCCCCTACAATTTAATGCTTAAAACAGTCAGAAGCGTTGGCTATATGTTTTCCCCTGATTTAACATAG
- a CDS encoding ammonium transporter, producing the protein MDTIWILLAAFLVFFMQAGFAMVETGFTRAKNTVNILMKNIMDFSLGSLVFFFLGFGLMFGSDFGGFIGIDSFWLSLTNPADTSNFAVWIFQAVFAATAATIVSGAMAERTRFKSYLVYTVIITAVIYPIAGHWIWGGGWLSGLGMIDFAGSTVVHSVGGWAALAGAMVLGPRFGKYNPDGSSNAIPGHNISLAALGVFILWFGWFGFNAGSTLSGSSQAISTVAVTTCLAASAGSVSAMFFVWLRYKKPDASMTLNGALAGLVAITAGCAVVSPLSAVIIGLAAGVLCSLSVDFLDKKLGIDDPVGAISVHGLCGAFGTLSVGFFAQPEFAALAGYGDTAGLFFGGGFRLLGIQLTGVVSVFAWTFTIMLGAFYLIKRTIGLRVSRETEIKGLDIEEHAMEAYAGFQIFQND; encoded by the coding sequence ATGGATACTATCTGGATTTTATTGGCAGCCTTTCTGGTATTTTTCATGCAGGCCGGTTTTGCCATGGTAGAAACTGGTTTTACCAGAGCCAAGAATACTGTTAACATCCTTATGAAAAACATTATGGACTTCAGCCTGGGAAGTCTGGTTTTCTTCTTTCTGGGTTTTGGCCTGATGTTTGGTTCAGATTTTGGTGGTTTTATAGGCATAGACAGTTTCTGGCTGTCTCTTACCAATCCCGCAGATACATCCAACTTTGCTGTATGGATTTTTCAGGCAGTGTTTGCAGCCACTGCGGCCACTATTGTTTCCGGAGCCATGGCCGAAAGAACCAGGTTTAAAAGTTACCTGGTGTACACAGTTATAATAACTGCAGTTATCTATCCCATAGCCGGACACTGGATCTGGGGCGGCGGCTGGCTCTCCGGGCTGGGCATGATTGATTTTGCCGGCTCTACGGTAGTGCATTCAGTGGGCGGATGGGCTGCTCTGGCGGGAGCCATGGTGCTGGGTCCCCGTTTTGGTAAATACAATCCTGATGGTTCTTCCAATGCCATCCCCGGCCATAATATATCGCTGGCTGCTTTAGGGGTATTCATACTATGGTTTGGCTGGTTCGGGTTTAATGCCGGCAGCACTCTTTCCGGTTCAAGTCAGGCTATCTCCACGGTAGCAGTTACCACTTGTTTGGCCGCATCTGCAGGTTCGGTCAGTGCCATGTTTTTTGTATGGCTGCGTTACAAGAAGCCTGATGCTTCCATGACCCTCAATGGTGCTTTGGCCGGCCTGGTAGCCATAACTGCAGGATGTGCAGTAGTCTCTCCCTTGAGTGCGGTAATAATAGGTTTGGCAGCAGGGGTTCTATGCAGCCTGTCGGTAGATTTTCTAGATAAAAAGTTAGGGATAGATGATCCGGTGGGAGCTATCTCGGTTCATGGACTATGCGGGGCTTTTGGCACCTTATCTGTAGGTTTTTTTGCCCAGCCTGAATTTGCTGCCCTGGCCGGCTATGGTGATACCGCCGGGCTGTTCTTTGGAGGCGGTTTCAGGTTGTTAGGGATACAGTTGACAGGAGTAGTCAGTGTGTTTGCCTGGACTTTTACCATTATGCTGGGTGCCTTTTATTTAATTAAGAGGACCATAGGACTCAGGGTATCCAGGGAAACCGAAATCAAGGGGCTGGATATTGAAGAGCATGCAATGGAAGCCTATGCAGGGTTTCAGATTTTTCAGAATGATTAA
- a CDS encoding cysteine desulfurase, which translates to MDYSSTYIYFDHSATTPVLPEVAQKIAQCLNNIYGNPSAGHRLGKQAQEQVESARKQVASALGANPSEIIFTSGGTESNNLAIFGIAEAYRQKGNHIISTSIEHPSVNIPLKMLERKGYRITLLPVDSQGLVDPRLVKDSITKETILVTIMHANNVFGTIQPIRHIGSILRQEGIIFHTDAVQSFCNIDTDASALNVDLLSVSGHKIYGPKGVGALYIKKGTKIMPQIFGGGQQRNLRSGTENVPGIVGLAEAARIGHHNLVDKIIRLTVLREYLIDGLLRTVKDIKLCGHPAKRLPGNCNFTLKNISGQAIVAELDQAGIAVSGSSACASSSAKPSATLMSLGLSCEEAVGSIRITLGFENTLEQIDYFLKVFPPIVNKLRSSSFS; encoded by the coding sequence ATGGACTATTCTTCCACATATATATACTTTGACCATAGCGCTACAACTCCGGTTTTACCGGAAGTGGCCCAAAAGATCGCCCAATGTTTAAATAACATTTACGGAAATCCCTCCGCAGGCCACAGGCTGGGCAAGCAGGCACAAGAGCAAGTAGAATCAGCCAGAAAACAGGTGGCTTCTGCCCTGGGCGCAAACCCCTCTGAGATTATTTTTACCAGCGGAGGCACCGAAAGCAATAATCTGGCTATTTTTGGCATAGCGGAAGCCTACCGCCAGAAAGGAAACCATATTATAAGCACCAGCATAGAGCACCCGTCAGTAAACATCCCCCTGAAAATGCTGGAAAGGAAAGGATACAGGATAACCCTTTTGCCTGTAGACAGCCAGGGCTTGGTGGATCCCCGGCTGGTCAAAGATTCAATTACCAAAGAAACCATACTGGTTACTATAATGCATGCCAATAATGTGTTTGGTACCATACAGCCCATAAGACATATTGGCAGCATTCTGCGCCAGGAAGGAATAATTTTTCATACTGATGCTGTACAGAGTTTCTGCAATATAGACACTGATGCATCCGCACTAAATGTAGACCTGTTATCAGTATCCGGTCATAAAATATACGGGCCCAAAGGTGTAGGAGCCCTTTATATTAAGAAAGGCACCAAGATAATGCCCCAGATCTTTGGAGGCGGCCAGCAGCGCAACCTGCGGTCGGGAACAGAAAACGTGCCCGGTATTGTAGGCCTGGCTGAAGCAGCAAGGATAGGCCACCATAATTTGGTGGACAAGATTATACGGCTTACCGTATTACGGGAGTATCTGATAGATGGGCTGCTAAGGACAGTGAAGGATATCAAGCTCTGCGGCCACCCTGCCAAAAGGCTTCCCGGCAACTGTAACTTCACCCTCAAAAATATCAGCGGCCAGGCTATAGTTGCCGAACTGGACCAGGCAGGAATAGCTGTGTCGGGAAGTTCTGCCTGCGCTTCTTCTTCTGCCAAGCCTTCGGCTACCCTGATGTCTCTGGGGCTAAGCTGTGAGGAAGCGGTGGGGTCTATACGCATTACCCTGGGATTTGAAAATACCCTGGAACAGATAGACTACTTCTTAAAGGTATTCCCGCCGATAGTCAACAAGCTGAGATCTTCTTCTTTTAGTTAA
- a CDS encoding glutamine synthetase family protein, producing MENTEQMKEYVLKKARDNGIKFIRLWFTDVQGFLKSFAITVEELEGALEEGMGFDGSSIEGFSRIEESDVIAMPDPNTFQILPWSPEEHGVARMFCDILNPDGTHFDGDPRWVLKRTLKKAKDLGYTFYVGPELEFFYFKSDEGLPEVLDKGGYFDLTTLDVASGLRRDTVLYLEAMGIGVEYSHHEVAPSQHEIDLRYTDALTMADNAMTYRLLVKEVATNHGVYATFMPKPIFGINGSGMHTHQSLFKGDKNAFHDPSDSYNLSKEAKAYIAGLLKHSKDIVAVTNQWVNSYKRLVPGYEAPVYISWARRNRSTLVRVPMYKPGKEASTRIEFRCPDPACNPYLAFSVMLAAGLDGIANNYILPDPIEENIFEMDEKRRAKASIDTLPNNLFEAVKFMEKSKLMRKTLGDHIFYKFIENKKIEWDRYRTHVSNYELETYLSVL from the coding sequence ATGGAAAATACAGAACAGATGAAAGAATATGTTTTAAAGAAAGCGCGAGATAACGGTATCAAGTTTATCCGGTTGTGGTTTACCGATGTACAGGGTTTCCTGAAGAGCTTTGCTATAACCGTAGAAGAGCTGGAAGGAGCCCTGGAGGAAGGAATGGGTTTTGACGGGTCTTCAATCGAAGGTTTTTCCAGAATAGAGGAAAGCGATGTTATCGCCATGCCTGACCCCAACACCTTCCAGATACTTCCCTGGAGCCCGGAAGAGCATGGAGTAGCCAGGATGTTCTGCGATATCCTGAATCCTGATGGAACCCATTTTGACGGAGACCCTCGCTGGGTATTAAAAAGGACACTTAAGAAAGCCAAAGATCTGGGCTACACTTTTTATGTAGGTCCCGAGCTTGAATTCTTCTATTTTAAATCAGATGAAGGTCTTCCCGAGGTGCTGGATAAAGGCGGTTATTTTGATTTAACTACCCTGGATGTGGCCAGTGGGCTTAGAAGGGATACGGTACTATACCTGGAAGCTATGGGGATCGGGGTAGAATATTCACATCATGAAGTGGCCCCCTCCCAGCACGAGATTGACCTCAGATATACCGATGCCCTTACTATGGCCGATAATGCTATGACCTACAGGCTGCTGGTAAAAGAAGTAGCCACCAATCATGGAGTATATGCTACCTTTATGCCCAAACCTATATTTGGAATTAACGGCAGCGGTATGCATACCCACCAGTCATTGTTTAAAGGGGATAAGAATGCTTTCCATGATCCCAGTGACAGTTATAACCTTTCCAAGGAAGCTAAAGCATATATAGCAGGCTTGCTCAAGCATTCCAAGGATATTGTAGCGGTTACCAATCAGTGGGTTAACTCTTACAAGAGGCTGGTACCGGGGTATGAGGCTCCAGTTTATATATCCTGGGCTCGAAGGAACCGGTCAACTTTGGTAAGAGTCCCCATGTACAAGCCAGGCAAAGAAGCTTCTACCCGGATTGAGTTCAGGTGTCCTGATCCTGCCTGCAATCCTTACCTTGCCTTCTCGGTAATGCTGGCTGCAGGGCTGGACGGAATAGCCAACAATTATATATTGCCCGATCCTATAGAAGAAAATATTTTTGAAATGGATGAAAAAAGGAGGGCCAAAGCCTCAATAGATACCCTTCCCAATAACCTGTTTGAAGCAGTTAAGTTCATGGAAAAAAGCAAGCTGATGAGAAAGACCCTGGGTGACCATATATTCTATAAATTTATAGAGAACAAAAAAATTGAATGGGATAGATACCGTACCCATGTGTCCAATTATGAGCTGGAAACATATCTCTCCGTACTGTAG